A stretch of Bifidobacterium sp. ESL0704 DNA encodes these proteins:
- a CDS encoding LPXTG cell wall anchor domain-containing protein, producing MLVALSMLTPGVANAGMGIGGGGVDGGGSVGPSSDALWLKDDNTYSGTPAQGWGEDSITYALSQIHSHFAVSNPGTPVGNDFDGRVKPVCRNAISNAIADVSDGPATQARVVGVMMAVAATPSLAGGNKINLWGTNGTDFMNRFHADWDAANPSGSLVGWDSGWLARGKSMFEAGINAQAAATPAGVQVVCLAVNNQQPPRNYDLGLTSSQQMPAGVVVGATNSVYDVIHANRNGSSIAEDVNADVTLHYAGQPDGYVSAKQSRKTGGIHNNGDSASPSFSPSDLGMSHWQEGRYWFDVNVGKQGRMSAAASHQGSADASEQWSIASSAPPAPTKNVQQGTSVDGMANTTTIESNTGRGGYEMHFKDVISPNGIDYDISDMKVTDATAGSNESNQFAMNWDKGANTVTADRSKSKGELPIDHVFLFTFKVTVHNPNVNTVGDVASVAWNHKPFVGTAHYRFPTRNPNPDKAWTTNPNEALATADPNHTNQVGSDGRTFVPGDRVSSVVNGMLPKDLVEDLSRYSLTDDWSDASRYVDFPNENAKVYVNGIERTADFDITTAGFKTTAVARRSILSGSAHQSKDREVKLVLDGSFKLETTANEAVSMNNSGAEQFNGQSVETNRPAVLVRSPNPDKAWVKDMHEALNTADERHTNDVAADNRTYVTGDDAVVVVNGTLPKNLAKDLSEYAIADDWSEAARYVDFPNNRVRVYVDGVEHTGDFDIATSGHITTASAKPSILDDSGKQAQDRKVKMVLSGTMLKDVDAHATATVINKGSERWNAKSAATNTPQIHVWSPNPDKSWVRLDANGKWELVVDPSKSNATGADNLTFLDGDRLGAVINLPVTDPHALEYGVSRLSLSDDYGKADYLVDPETLSKVHVYMAPASSSSESSVEAINNLVGSDVTENFAISQQGTRITATAKPDWLATFSRHDGPVQITMFIPFLANYANGKGAAKVREDFGKNPGDELAFGTDPNGSDLLNIGSIRVNRQGKDTNLPKICGYIPAVKKDVVSEASQGGDQDSVDGKVVYPGQKVEYDLDAQLQLPSLAYPVKTIVFTDRYDRYLKPDKQTLELMDLNSGRMVPKSKYATKWDDDVHEVAVRITDIALISQWQSGGTPRLQLRFEGTVSNDAPADHKVGNKWMLTLNNSVTPSNEVFNVPPTLNPVKHDFQSSKQGDPTVSIDGRTLLLGDCGNYVIDLDATQTGQAYNVWKLGVVDDFDEEYLQVDPTGIVVSGDDGKDYTGRFNIGIRDGVLYAFARQVDTFVAATAVTLKGDPQPEDLQAYAADDRHDPLSDPAIDQSLLGQYYHIVMPYKVRKVSDGYVVKNKAIQIENTIRRQTNEVSNPLKPINPSKDVVVRVGGESVSGSSVYKDSAFLYQLDSSVLPANRAYPEVNEWNIVDDLNPDYDQYTGQWAVYATRDLRGSDGNVIAHEGERIAGNGFEAIGKFGSDLFTLVADDGGISLRDSAAGVSKQVGHMRITVTATQSYRQLVSRDIAHEQGWRAYIQVKRMKPTDRHENKFTETLNGRVNESNVVWTRTPELVPSLHIEKWDKSSGWSAGDRDDPNDALNVQGDTEIVFTITNTSDDEGGHGALFKASDLNISDTTLAGDGAVTGFRYPDGWSSLVLKPGEHVDVVGTLKDVTARHMDRAKVTGIPLVDYQGTDTDPWSQGSESKQDDSESTHHDDEDSSASGSEAGEASGTGEPSGSAASGGLTGDKSDDATAALPNPDDAVGMQTVDIGGRTMSMMQPVASNLDDWNGVRKVAQPASVPLALSGAPIALLLLVAGAFLFGAILLEALKRDRYHPRHR from the coding sequence GTGCTGGTCGCGTTGTCGATGCTTACACCCGGAGTAGCCAATGCTGGTATGGGCATCGGCGGTGGTGGTGTAGATGGAGGGGGTAGTGTCGGCCCTAGCTCTGATGCCTTGTGGCTTAAAGACGATAACACGTATTCCGGCACTCCGGCACAAGGCTGGGGCGAAGACTCGATTACCTATGCCTTGAGCCAGATTCATAGTCACTTTGCTGTGTCGAACCCCGGAACTCCGGTGGGCAACGATTTCGACGGTAGAGTCAAGCCGGTTTGTCGCAATGCGATTAGCAATGCCATCGCAGATGTCAGTGACGGTCCCGCAACCCAGGCGCGTGTGGTCGGGGTAATGATGGCGGTGGCGGCAACCCCTTCACTGGCAGGCGGCAACAAAATCAACTTATGGGGGACGAACGGTACGGATTTCATGAACCGGTTCCATGCTGACTGGGACGCGGCGAATCCTTCCGGAAGCCTGGTTGGTTGGGATTCGGGATGGCTTGCGCGAGGCAAGTCCATGTTCGAGGCTGGTATCAACGCGCAGGCGGCGGCAACTCCGGCCGGCGTACAGGTGGTGTGCTTGGCGGTCAACAACCAGCAGCCGCCACGCAATTACGATCTTGGCCTGACTTCCAGCCAACAGATGCCAGCTGGCGTCGTGGTCGGTGCCACGAACAGTGTGTATGACGTCATCCACGCCAACCGCAACGGGTCATCGATTGCGGAGGATGTGAATGCGGATGTGACGTTGCACTACGCTGGCCAGCCCGACGGATATGTGTCAGCCAAACAGTCAAGAAAGACCGGTGGAATCCATAACAATGGTGATTCCGCATCGCCGTCGTTTTCGCCCTCTGATTTGGGTATGAGCCATTGGCAGGAGGGTCGGTACTGGTTCGATGTGAATGTGGGCAAACAAGGCAGGATGAGCGCAGCCGCTTCCCATCAGGGATCGGCTGATGCCTCCGAGCAATGGAGCATCGCTTCATCGGCTCCTCCGGCACCGACAAAGAACGTTCAGCAAGGTACGAGCGTGGACGGTATGGCCAATACGACGACTATTGAATCCAATACGGGTCGTGGCGGCTATGAGATGCATTTTAAGGATGTGATTTCGCCCAACGGCATTGATTATGACATTTCTGATATGAAAGTCACTGATGCGACTGCGGGTTCGAATGAGTCGAACCAGTTTGCAATGAATTGGGACAAGGGTGCGAACACGGTGACAGCCGATCGTTCCAAGAGTAAGGGGGAATTGCCCATTGACCATGTCTTCCTATTCACATTCAAGGTGACGGTGCACAATCCGAACGTGAATACCGTGGGAGACGTTGCCTCGGTGGCGTGGAATCACAAGCCTTTCGTGGGAACCGCCCATTACCGGTTCCCGACACGAAACCCGAATCCGGACAAGGCATGGACCACCAATCCCAATGAAGCACTGGCCACAGCAGACCCGAACCACACAAACCAGGTGGGTTCTGACGGCAGAACGTTCGTGCCCGGTGACCGGGTATCCAGTGTGGTCAACGGTATGTTGCCGAAGGATCTAGTAGAAGACCTTTCCCGGTATTCGTTGACCGATGATTGGTCGGATGCCTCGCGTTATGTAGATTTTCCCAATGAAAATGCCAAAGTGTATGTGAATGGCATCGAGCGCACTGCTGATTTCGACATCACCACAGCAGGCTTCAAGACAACCGCTGTTGCCCGTCGCTCGATTCTCTCCGGTAGCGCACACCAGAGCAAGGACCGTGAGGTAAAGCTGGTGCTTGACGGCAGTTTCAAGTTGGAGACAACGGCCAACGAAGCGGTGTCGATGAACAATTCCGGAGCGGAACAATTCAACGGGCAGAGCGTTGAGACCAACAGACCGGCAGTGCTCGTGCGCAGTCCGAATCCCGACAAAGCATGGGTCAAGGATATGCACGAAGCGTTGAATACCGCGGACGAAAGGCATACCAATGATGTAGCCGCCGACAACAGGACCTATGTGACCGGCGACGATGCGGTTGTCGTCGTCAACGGGACTTTGCCCAAGAACCTGGCCAAGGATTTGAGTGAGTATGCCATCGCAGATGATTGGTCGGAAGCTGCCCGGTATGTGGATTTTCCAAACAATCGGGTCAGAGTGTACGTGGATGGCGTGGAACATACCGGAGACTTCGATATTGCCACCAGCGGTCACATCACCACGGCGAGCGCAAAGCCGTCGATACTTGATGACAGCGGCAAGCAGGCGCAGGACCGTAAGGTGAAAATGGTGCTGAGCGGAACCATGCTCAAAGATGTGGACGCGCATGCCACGGCGACCGTCATCAACAAAGGCAGCGAACGTTGGAACGCGAAGAGCGCAGCCACGAACACCCCGCAGATTCACGTCTGGAGTCCGAACCCCGATAAGAGCTGGGTGCGGCTTGATGCCAACGGCAAGTGGGAACTGGTCGTGGACCCGAGCAAGAGCAACGCGACCGGTGCCGACAACCTCACCTTCCTTGACGGTGATCGGTTGGGGGCGGTTATCAATCTTCCGGTCACCGATCCGCATGCATTGGAATACGGTGTCAGCCGGCTTTCGTTGAGCGATGACTATGGAAAGGCCGATTACCTTGTCGATCCAGAGACTCTTTCCAAGGTACACGTTTATATGGCACCCGCCTCTTCGAGCAGCGAATCCAGTGTTGAGGCGATCAATAATCTCGTCGGTTCCGATGTCACCGAAAACTTTGCCATCTCTCAGCAAGGCACAAGGATTACGGCCACGGCCAAACCAGACTGGCTTGCGACGTTCTCGCGCCACGACGGCCCTGTCCAGATTACGATGTTCATACCGTTCCTGGCGAATTATGCCAATGGCAAGGGGGCCGCGAAAGTGCGCGAGGATTTCGGTAAAAATCCTGGTGACGAGCTTGCCTTCGGCACTGATCCCAACGGTTCTGATTTGCTAAATATTGGTTCGATCCGCGTCAATAGGCAGGGCAAAGACACCAATCTGCCGAAAATTTGCGGTTACATACCGGCTGTGAAGAAGGACGTGGTCAGTGAAGCCTCGCAAGGTGGCGATCAGGATTCCGTGGACGGCAAGGTGGTGTATCCCGGTCAGAAGGTCGAATACGATTTGGACGCCCAACTGCAATTGCCTTCTTTGGCCTATCCGGTGAAGACCATTGTGTTCACCGACCGTTATGATCGTTACCTCAAGCCCGACAAACAGACGCTCGAGCTTATGGACCTCAACAGCGGCCGCATGGTCCCCAAGTCGAAATACGCAACCAAGTGGGATGACGACGTTCATGAAGTGGCGGTGCGCATCACGGATATCGCTCTTATCTCGCAATGGCAGTCCGGAGGCACGCCACGTTTGCAGCTGCGATTCGAGGGAACCGTCTCCAATGATGCTCCGGCGGATCATAAGGTCGGCAATAAGTGGATGCTCACCTTGAACAATTCTGTGACTCCAAGCAATGAAGTGTTCAACGTTCCGCCTACCTTGAACCCGGTCAAGCACGATTTTCAGAGTTCAAAGCAGGGCGATCCCACCGTATCCATCGACGGGAGAACGTTGTTGCTTGGAGACTGCGGCAACTATGTCATTGACCTTGATGCCACGCAGACTGGGCAGGCCTATAACGTATGGAAACTCGGTGTCGTCGATGACTTTGACGAAGAATATCTCCAGGTCGATCCTACGGGCATTGTGGTCAGTGGCGATGATGGGAAGGACTACACCGGAAGATTCAACATCGGCATCCGCGACGGTGTTCTTTATGCTTTCGCTCGTCAGGTCGATACGTTCGTAGCGGCAACGGCGGTCACGCTGAAAGGCGACCCGCAGCCCGAAGATCTTCAGGCATACGCCGCCGATGATAGGCATGACCCGCTTTCCGATCCGGCAATCGACCAGTCATTGCTTGGCCAGTACTATCACATCGTGATGCCGTACAAAGTGCGGAAGGTCAGCGATGGGTATGTTGTGAAAAACAAGGCCATCCAGATTGAAAACACCATACGCAGGCAGACCAATGAGGTGAGCAATCCGCTCAAGCCCATCAATCCCAGCAAAGACGTGGTTGTCCGCGTCGGCGGTGAATCCGTGAGCGGTTCCAGCGTCTACAAGGACAGCGCGTTCCTCTATCAGTTGGATAGCTCCGTACTGCCGGCGAACCGAGCCTATCCCGAAGTCAATGAATGGAATATCGTCGACGATCTTAACCCGGATTACGATCAGTACACCGGTCAATGGGCCGTCTACGCGACGCGGGATCTGCGTGGCTCGGATGGCAACGTAATCGCCCACGAAGGTGAGAGGATCGCGGGCAACGGATTCGAGGCGATCGGTAAATTCGGCAGCGATCTGTTTACTCTTGTGGCCGATGATGGCGGTATTTCGCTTCGCGATTCCGCGGCCGGCGTTTCCAAACAAGTCGGGCATATGCGGATTACCGTAACCGCAACGCAATCCTATCGTCAACTCGTTTCGCGTGATATTGCGCACGAGCAAGGGTGGCGTGCCTATATCCAGGTGAAACGGATGAAGCCGACCGACCGTCATGAAAACAAGTTCACCGAGACCCTTAACGGTCGGGTGAACGAGTCCAATGTCGTGTGGACCCGAACGCCGGAGCTTGTTCCTTCGCTGCATATCGAAAAATGGGACAAGTCCAGTGGCTGGTCCGCAGGCGACCGTGACGATCCAAATGATGCGCTCAACGTGCAAGGAGACACCGAAATCGTCTTCACCATCACCAACACCAGTGACGACGAGGGCGGGCATGGAGCGTTGTTCAAGGCCAGCGACCTGAACATCAGTGACACGACTCTTGCCGGCGATGGTGCAGTGACCGGTTTCAGATATCCGGACGGATGGTCAAGCCTGGTGCTCAAACCTGGAGAGCATGTCGATGTGGTCGGCACGTTGAAAGACGTCACGGCAAGGCATATGGATCGGGCGAAAGTCACCGGTATTCCACTTGTCGATTATCAGGGTACCGATACGGACCCTTGGTCGCAAGGTTCGGAAAGCAAGCAGGATGATAGTGAGAGCACTCATCACGATGATGAAGACTCCTCTGCATCGGGATCCGAAGCCGGTGAAGCGAGCGGCACAGGTGAGCCCTCAGGCTCTGCTGCTTCCGGTGGACTTACCGGTGATAAGTCTGATGACGCTACCGCAGCGCTTCCGAATCCTGACGATGCGGTGGGAATGCAGACTGTCGATATCGGAGGCCGAACCATGAGCATGATGCAGCCCGTGGCTTCCAATCTTGACGATTGGAACGGCGTACGTAAGGTTGCTCAGCCGGCTTCTGTTCCTCTGGCCCTCAGCGGTGCGCCCATCGCCTTGCTGTTGCTTGTCGCAGGTGCGTTCCTCTTTGGCGCAATCCTGTTGGAAGCGCTGAAGCGAGACCGGTATCACCCTCGTCACCGGTGA
- a CDS encoding alpha-1,4-glucan--maltose-1-phosphate maltosyltransferase, translated as MAVNATNREFSEPATPSFPVTDPGQFGRIVILSVTPSEQRNLYPARVELGEMFTVTAQIFIEGRSHTGATAVLRDPNGNIRQQVRMICINPGLDLWKTNLCAGQPSDLNPWDKDFDTLRRQLGEWSVTIEGWEDAYASWLADARIKVDVNDDAENALISGSQLFSRWAEDRNAKLNGSQQNILRKAAEQLADESLETTKRISAADNPAIEALHLANPLREGLTASAPQRFKVERPESSFTAWYQFFPRSEGATRNPETGEIVQGTLKTALSGLDRAKAEGFDVVYLPPIFPIGVTNRKGRNNALVAGPNDPGSPFGIGSSLGGHDTVDPLLGTMDDFKAFCAYAHKLGLEIALDFALQCSPDHPWVTEHPNWFRHKPDGTIAFAENPPKKYQDIYPIDFDIDMPGIEHETERIMDLWIAAGVTIFRIDNPHTKPVRFWQDVIEAVQRRHPEILFLAEAFTRPAIMRALSLAGFTQSHSYFPWRNTKDEVSEYLQTTNSDEAYYQHNTFWPTTPDILTDYLRDNGPAGHKVRAVLAALGSPSWGIYNGYELVENHQQEGREEQADNEKYEIKVRDWNKADTYGIATLLTDLNRIRRAHPSCRSYHDLIMLWTSDPNVVAFARHIPAGTCINNIREGDKGTADHHDNGTETPNTENHTVIRHQAAITDAHGTGPANDGTETIEPGDTLIVVVNLDCKAAHTSEVNFDPALLGLPRDHTFDVHDELGGDSFTWSSNNKVTLDPAQRPAYVFRVTGNK; from the coding sequence ATGGCAGTCAATGCAACCAACCGGGAATTCAGCGAGCCGGCCACACCCAGCTTCCCTGTTACCGACCCAGGCCAATTCGGAAGGATAGTCATTCTCTCCGTCACGCCTAGCGAGCAACGAAACCTATACCCGGCGCGCGTCGAACTCGGTGAGATGTTCACTGTCACCGCGCAGATTTTCATCGAAGGCCGCAGCCATACAGGCGCCACAGCAGTGCTGCGCGACCCGAATGGCAACATCAGACAGCAAGTCAGGATGATCTGTATCAATCCTGGCCTCGACCTTTGGAAAACCAATCTTTGCGCCGGTCAACCGAGCGATCTCAATCCCTGGGACAAGGATTTCGATACACTTCGCAGACAACTCGGCGAGTGGAGTGTCACCATCGAGGGCTGGGAAGATGCATATGCCTCTTGGCTGGCCGACGCCCGCATCAAGGTTGACGTCAACGATGACGCAGAAAATGCACTGATTTCCGGCTCGCAGCTTTTCTCACGATGGGCTGAAGACAGGAACGCAAAACTCAACGGTTCCCAACAAAACATCTTGCGCAAAGCAGCCGAACAGCTCGCCGATGAATCTCTGGAGACCACAAAGCGGATTTCCGCCGCCGACAATCCTGCCATCGAGGCGCTGCATCTCGCAAACCCACTACGTGAAGGCCTGACCGCGAGCGCACCGCAACGATTCAAGGTCGAACGCCCCGAATCGAGCTTCACCGCGTGGTACCAGTTCTTCCCGCGTTCAGAGGGCGCAACGAGGAATCCTGAAACCGGCGAAATCGTCCAAGGCACGCTCAAAACAGCGCTGTCCGGACTCGACCGCGCCAAGGCCGAGGGCTTCGACGTGGTCTATCTGCCGCCGATCTTCCCCATCGGCGTTACCAACCGCAAAGGTCGCAACAACGCTCTGGTCGCAGGGCCAAACGACCCGGGCTCACCCTTCGGCATCGGCTCGTCGCTCGGCGGGCACGATACGGTCGACCCGCTGCTCGGCACCATGGACGATTTCAAGGCGTTCTGCGCCTACGCACACAAGTTGGGTCTGGAAATCGCGCTCGACTTCGCGCTGCAATGCTCGCCCGACCACCCGTGGGTAACGGAACATCCGAACTGGTTCCGACACAAACCTGACGGCACCATCGCCTTTGCCGAGAATCCGCCGAAGAAATATCAGGACATCTACCCCATCGATTTCGACATCGACATGCCGGGCATCGAACACGAGACCGAACGCATCATGGACCTGTGGATTGCGGCGGGCGTTACGATATTCCGTATCGACAACCCGCACACCAAGCCGGTACGTTTCTGGCAGGACGTCATCGAGGCCGTGCAACGCAGGCACCCCGAAATTCTGTTCCTCGCCGAGGCCTTCACCCGTCCGGCCATCATGCGCGCGCTGAGCCTCGCGGGCTTCACCCAGTCGCACAGCTACTTCCCTTGGCGAAACACCAAGGACGAGGTGAGCGAATACCTGCAGACCACCAACAGCGACGAGGCCTACTACCAGCACAACACCTTCTGGCCCACCACGCCTGATATCCTGACCGACTATCTGCGCGACAACGGGCCGGCTGGCCACAAAGTTCGCGCGGTGTTGGCCGCCTTGGGCTCGCCTTCATGGGGCATCTACAACGGCTATGAGCTGGTGGAGAACCATCAGCAAGAGGGACGCGAGGAACAGGCGGACAACGAGAAGTACGAGATCAAGGTGCGCGATTGGAACAAAGCGGATACATACGGCATCGCCACTTTGCTCACCGACCTCAACCGCATCCGCCGAGCTCATCCCTCCTGCCGCAGCTATCACGATTTGATCATGCTGTGGACCAGCGACCCGAACGTCGTGGCTTTCGCCCGTCATATTCCGGCAGGCACCTGCATCAACAACATACGTGAAGGCGACAAAGGGACCGCCGATCACCACGATAACGGTACCGAAACGCCGAATACCGAAAACCATACCGTCATCCGCCATCAGGCTGCCATCACCGATGCCCACGGCACCGGCCCGGCGAACGACGGCACAGAAACCATAGAACCCGGCGACACCCTCATCGTTGTGGTGAACCTCGACTGCAAGGCCGCCCACACCTCGGAGGTCAACTTCGATCCGGCATTGCTCGGCCTCCCTCGCGATCACACCTTCGATGTCCACGACGAACTTGGCGGCGACAGCTTCACCTGGTCCAGCAACAACAAAGTCACCCTCGACCCCGCGCAACGCCCAGCCTATGTTTTCCGTGTCACCGGAAACAAGTAA
- a CDS encoding inorganic diphosphatase has product MAETFNVLVEIPRGSKNKYEVDQETGRITLDRTLFTSFGYPDDYGYIEGTLGEDGDPLDALVMIPNSVFPGCVIECRAVGLYHMEDEEGGDDKVLCVPADVRFDDIKDIDDVNEYHKAEIKHFFEQYKALEPGKEVKPGDYWTNVAEAEKQIKASRERLAASKK; this is encoded by the coding sequence ATGGCTGAAACGTTCAATGTCCTCGTCGAGATCCCGCGCGGATCGAAGAACAAGTACGAAGTGGACCAGGAGACGGGCCGCATCACGCTCGACCGCACCCTCTTCACCTCCTTCGGATATCCGGATGACTACGGCTACATCGAAGGCACCCTCGGCGAAGACGGCGATCCGCTCGACGCCCTGGTAATGATTCCGAACTCGGTCTTCCCGGGCTGCGTCATCGAGTGCCGCGCCGTAGGCCTCTACCACATGGAAGATGAAGAGGGCGGCGACGACAAGGTGCTGTGCGTGCCCGCCGATGTGCGTTTCGATGACATCAAGGACATCGATGACGTCAACGAGTATCACAAGGCCGAAATCAAGCACTTCTTCGAGCAGTACAAGGCCCTGGAGCCCGGCAAGGAAGTCAAGCCCGGCGATTACTGGACCAACGTGGCCGAAGCCGAGAAGCAGATCAAGGCTTCCCGCGAGCGCCTCGCCGCTTCCAAGAAGTGA
- a CDS encoding manganese efflux pump MntP family protein has protein sequence MIVEILLIAVSVSMDAFAIAIGKGLATKHVRPVNAIKTALWFGGFQALFPVLGYFFASLFGKYVEAVDHWIIFALLALIGGNMIREAFGEPEEDTKETAQFDWRHMAPLAVACSIDAFAVGVSFQFMPLNIWGAAAIIGVITGAFSIAGLYLGHTIGVRWQQTAQIIGGIILILIGLKTLLEHLGIIA, from the coding sequence ATGATCGTCGAAATCCTGCTTATCGCGGTGTCCGTTTCGATGGATGCCTTCGCCATCGCCATCGGCAAGGGGTTGGCCACCAAACATGTCCGGCCGGTCAATGCGATCAAAACTGCACTCTGGTTCGGTGGTTTTCAGGCGCTCTTCCCCGTCCTGGGCTACTTCTTCGCTTCATTGTTCGGCAAGTACGTCGAGGCCGTCGACCATTGGATCATCTTCGCTCTGCTCGCGCTCATCGGCGGCAACATGATTCGCGAGGCCTTCGGCGAGCCGGAGGAAGACACCAAGGAAACCGCGCAATTCGACTGGCGGCACATGGCCCCGCTCGCCGTGGCGTGCAGCATCGACGCCTTCGCGGTGGGCGTGAGCTTCCAGTTCATGCCACTCAACATCTGGGGGGCCGCCGCCATCATCGGCGTCATCACGGGAGCCTTCTCCATCGCCGGCCTCTACCTCGGCCACACCATCGGCGTACGTTGGCAGCAGACCGCCCAAATCATCGGTGGTATCATCCTGATTCTCATTGGTCTGAAAACCCTGTTGGAACACCTCGGCATCATCGCCTAA